The nucleotide window TTTTAACCCGGATGGATCCGGTGAAGACTAGCGGGTCAGAGTATTTGGTGACGAGAGCTTGTGGATCACGAGAGACCGGCATTCCTTTCTTGTTTGCTGCACTGAACTGGTACCTTGGCAGGAGGAACGCAACGATTGGAGCAAGAACCTGTTTTAAAAAGACAAAGTTGTTCAAGAACTATTTGAAAATGTGCAAGACTATATGACTCTTTTTCAGATTAACTTACAGTAAAGATAGGATGGGATGGTTGGACTCCAACAGCAGGTGAAGTCAGTACAATGCCCGAGACTCGAGACTCAATCATTGGATCTAGCATAGCCTGCACTTGATTGTTTTAGCAATGTTTTAGGACTTTGTAGGCTTGGATAATATGATATGATGATATTTAATGGGGTCGAAAGATGTTTTGTTACCTTGAGGATGATTGCTCCTCCTGTTGAGTGTCCAATGCAGAAACAAGGGAGTCCTGGATTCTCCGTAAAAACCTTTTCAAGAAATGATTTCTGCAAAGATGATGATAGTGTGAGTTTGTTTCAGGAACAAGATGTTTTGGAAACTATAGAGAACGAGAGAGATACCAAATCTTCGACAGCGTAGTCAAGGGAAGGGACATAAGCATGAAGTCCATCGCTTCCACCATGACCTGTTAGATGAGACCCCTAAAAAATTATGCTCAAATTCAAATAAACAGATTTGGAAGTTAACATTGAGGTAGATGCTTAAGTTCAAATTGTTTGCAGTTATAAACAAATCATAGATTAGTTTCTAAGTTGTTGACACTGTAAGGCTAAAGATGAGGTTCATGTGTAACCTTTCCACAAGAACTATAAGTATCAAGGTTCGCTTCTATCCATCCTAGTACATAATGACCCACCAAATGTCAAAGATCAAGACTACCACCATGGCTACTAACGATGTCAAAAACTTAAGCCCCAGTACCTTAGATACCATCAGGATCCGTAGTTAAAAGGTTTATACTCATTTTGACCCAGGCAGACTAACTGGACACGAGGGCAGAATACGAAAATGCTTATACTAAAGTCTACAGAAGCTTCTTTAGCTATAGGTTAAATATCAAAAAGCTAACTAGAGGTTTACCTATCCAATCGATTCCATAGACCTTGAACCCATTAGCATTTAGCTGCTTTGCAAAATCACTATACCTGCCACTGTCAAATTTTGGAAAAAGAAAGCTTCCttcagtaataaaaaaaaactatattcaaaGCAGAATGGAGCATAGGTAGACAAAAATTAGTTCAAACCTATGCTCATTTAGTCCATGTAGCAGAACAATAAGTCCCCTGCAAAGAAAAGAGCACTGGCAAAGATAAGAAACCACATAAGAAAATGATAAATGATTCTATAAGAACAAAACTCAGGTTAGCTGCTAACAAAACTAGAGGCATGAAAGATTCAAACTACTTTTATATAAATGATAGGTCAGTAGGTCAAACATTGACAAAGTCTTCTATTATCTTATACTAGTTGGACAAGCAAGACCCTCTCTTTTCTATATTTCTCCAGCTAATCTTTTTTGATATCCTCTAACTGAATCTTAAGAAATGCTTACCAACTAAGTCTAATCTTGATACTGAATGCGCATATCTTATGTTAGTTCAACAACAATTTATGACCCTTGATTACGCAAACTAATTAAATCTAGGAATTAAAGGAATAATATCTAGCCATCCACACTTGAACATTAAATCACACAAGCTACAAACCAAAACATGAAACAGGACCACCTGACATGAAAAGTACAACAGACACAAACTCCAAGAAACATTCATGTAATGAAAAAACACACATGTCCGTCCTTTCAGCACATCTTccttaaaacatttataatcagtaattgactataaatatgataatttacGGATTAAAcagaattaaaataaataaaatatggagAAATGTTAATATGACCTGTGATTAGGGGAAACAGGTGACCATGACTGAGTAAACAACGTATCTCCTCTCTTCGTCGGGAAAAGCGAAAACTCTCTGACGGAGCTTCCATCGCCGCCGTCATCCTCCAACACTCTCCTCATCGCGAGCTCACGTCTAACCGCAACCTCCAAGTCCACCACCGCCGCCGGAACCGACGGAGGCGCAACGCTGCATCCGCTTTCGCTTCCTCCGGCGCCCCTCTTCCTGACCACGATCTGCGGCGGAGACCAGACCTTCCTCTCCTGTTTCTCGTCTCTGATAACCACCGCTCCGGTCCTCCGCCTCCAAACAACGACGCGAAACGGGAGGAGAATGAAGAGGATCAGCGCGTGGATGATCGTGACGAGACGCTTGAGCTCTCGCATGGAGAAGAGGGCTCTAACGCGGCCGCTTGCTCCCGACGTCAGAAGCAAAGTTGATGTATCTGACATTGTTTCCACCGCCATTGACGATGAAGGTAACGATGATG belongs to Brassica rapa cultivar Chiifu-401-42 chromosome A07, CAAS_Brap_v3.01, whole genome shotgun sequence and includes:
- the LOC103830750 gene encoding monoacylglycerol lipase; amino-acid sequence: MICSSKGTILIYRGKHSTFRLPVTGSSLSYKNRFNNKLPITVTAFQRSSSSLPSSSMAVETMSDTSTLLLTSGASGRVRALFSMRELKRLVTIIHALILFILLPFRVVVWRRRTGAVVIRDEKQERKVWSPPQIVVRKRGAGGSESGCSVAPPSVPAAVVDLEVAVRRELAMRRVLEDDGGDGSSVREFSLFPTKRGDTLFTQSWSPVSPNHRGLIVLLHGLNEHSGRYSDFAKQLNANGFKVYGIDWIGHGGSDGLHAYVPSLDYAVEDLKSFLEKVFTENPGLPCFCIGHSTGGAIILKAMLDPMIESRVSGIVLTSPAVGVQPSHPIFTVLAPIVAFLLPRYQFSAANKKGMPVSRDPQALVTKYSDPLVFTGSIRVKTGYEILRIAAHLQQNLNKVKVPFLVMHGTADTVTDPNASKRLYEEASSSDKSIKLFDGLLHDLLFEPEREIIAGVILDWLNQRV